The Flavobacteriales bacterium sequence AGCACTTACCCAAGGCACATTCGTTGAACTCCATGGAGATCGCTCTGTCAAGGATGACAAGGCTATGGTAGGCGGTTTCGGGCAGGTCGATGGAAAGACATTGATGTTCATCGGTCAGCAGAAGGGAAAGAATACCAAGCTCCGACAGTATCGCAACTTCGGAATGGCCAATCCTGAAGGGTATAGAAAAGCGCTTCGCCTGATGAAATTAGCTGAGAAGTTCGGGAAACCCATCGTGACATTCATCGACACCCCTGGAGCCTATCCGGGTATTGAGGCAGAAGAGCGAGGCCAGGGAGAAGCTATTGCACGCAATCTCTATGAGATGATCGGGCTCAAGGTCCCTCTGATATGTATCATAATAGGAGAGGGCGCCTCCGGTGGTGCTTTAGGTATAGGTCTAGGAGACAAGGTGCTTATGTTGGAGAACACCTGGTACTCGGTCATCTCACCAGAATCTTGCTCATCCATCCTATGGCGAACATGGGATAAGAAGGAGATTGCCGCAGAAGCGCTGAAGCTCACACCCAAGGATATGCTCAAGAACAAACTCATAGACGGTGTTATCAAAGAACCTATAGGAGGAGCGCACGCACATCCAGAGGAGATGTACAAGAATATGCGCAAGGAGATCAAGGCGAATATCGAGAAGGTAGCTGCTCTAGAGCCAGAAGTTCGCATAGATAGACGCATTCAGAAGTTCACGGCCATGGGTGCATTCAAGGCCAAATCGAAATAATTTCAAATTTTTTCACTTCAATAGTTGGAGGTGAAATAAATTGCTTTACATTTGCACCCGCTTTCGAAGGAAGGCATCACTTTTTGAGGTCGGATTCTTGAAATTTTTTCAATGAAGCAGATAGGGTTATCAGATATGATTCTATCTTTGTCGACCCAATCAGTTAGAAAAATTTTAGCTCCTTATGAGGAGCATGAAGTTCTTTGAGATTTTGAAGTAATAGCCTAGTTAAGCAAATTCCCTTTGAGAGGAATCAAACTCAACAACTTGTCCCGTTTATTCGGGACTCCGATTTTTTACAACGGAGAGTTTGATCCTGGCTCAGGATGAACGCTAGCGGTAGGCCTAACACATGCAAGTCGAACGGTAACAGGGATTGCTTGCAATCCGCTGACGAGTGGCGAACGGGTGCGTAACACGTATGCAACTTACCCTATACTGGGGGATAGCCCAGAGAAATTTGGATTAATACCCCATAACATCATGGATTCGCATGTTTCTATGATTAAAGTTT is a genomic window containing:
- a CDS encoding acetyl-CoA carboxylase carboxyltransferase subunit alpha, with product MRTFLPFEEPIKELSDQIEELERINQKGDANVSKSINDLKKKMSKVTKEVYSDLSAWDRVQVSRHPERPYTLDYIEALTQGTFVELHGDRSVKDDKAMVGGFGQVDGKTLMFIGQQKGKNTKLRQYRNFGMANPEGYRKALRLMKLAEKFGKPIVTFIDTPGAYPGIEAEERGQGEAIARNLYEMIGLKVPLICIIIGEGASGGALGIGLGDKVLMLENTWYSVISPESCSSILWRTWDKKEIAAEALKLTPKDMLKNKLIDGVIKEPIGGAHAHPEEMYKNMRKEIKANIEKVAALEPEVRIDRRIQKFTAMGAFKAKSK